From the Rhinoderma darwinii isolate aRhiDar2 chromosome 12, aRhiDar2.hap1, whole genome shotgun sequence genome, one window contains:
- the AP5M1 gene encoding AP-5 complex subunit mu-1, with protein sequence MPIRGLWILYHQPGGQGEVKFSRRYPTVEKRAKAFNRSSYVTVPDDVDLLNALLHELGLTDENKNFVEYRDNCARISKTNVHSLMVSEGNLWPVLAIQSGDFIHVCLPLVEQLLTPAPPLISINSISEAFSILSGIMQFVNSGHNTEADISSRVAQLSLLVTQACPLGSPVDTNFLALPDNLSNASASQSYKSPAWKTSKQKGKAQIEVYITEKVNSTQYDKGDDSDMWQVYGTVSCKCNLETISPNVIVGLNLPANGSPLQDILVHPCVTSIDSSMLISSSVAVTDDSAFNGPYKFPFIPPFDLFQLCYYTSQVPVPPILGFYQLTEDGHQVQISVKLKLHESVKNGFDYCEAQIPFFNKGQIKHFEYKVSHGQLELSREKSLLVWVIGQKFPKSLEISLSGNVTFSSEEHPNDPLDPICVGNTAYVKLLFRIPDYSLTGCYTDQHSVQVFSTAKPKIITSRELISADYYIWNSKALAPIVCRSFFD encoded by the exons ATGCCGATCCGTGGACTATGGATCTTATATCACCAGCCAGGGGGGCAAGGAGAGGTAAAATTCTCAAG ACGTTACCCTACGGTGGAGAAACGAGCTAAGGCCTTTAACAGGTCAAGCTATGTGACCGTCCCGGACGATGTAGACCTCTTGAACGCATTACTCCATGAACTGGGACTGACGGACGAGAATAAAAACTTTGTGGAGTACAGAGATAATTGTGCCAGGATCAGTAAAACAAATGTACACTCCCTGATGGTTTCGGAAGGGAACCTCTGGCCTGTCCTGGCCATTCAGAGTGGTGACTTCATCCACGTATGTCTTCCTCTGGTGGAGCAGCTTCTGACTCCTGCCCCACCGCTCATCAGTATTAACAGTATCTCTGAGGCATTTTCCATATTATCTGGGATTATGCAGTTTGTGAATTCTGGACACAACACTGAGGCGGACATTTCCTCGCGGGTCGCGCAGCTTTCTCTTCTGGTAACGCAGGCCTGTCCGCTGGGCTCTCCGGTGGACACCAACTTCCTTGCACTGCCCGATAATCTCAGCAACGCATCTGCAAGTCAGTCCTATAAATCTCCAGCATGGAAGACCAGCAAACAAAAGGGCAAAGCTCAAATTGAAGTTTACATAACCGAGAAAGTGAATTCCACACAGTATGACAAGGGTGATGATAGTGACATGTGGCAGGTGTATGGGACCGTTTCCTGCAAG TGTAATTTGGAAACAATCAGCCCAAATGTAATAGTCGGCTTGAATCTTCCTGCCAATGGCTCCCCCCTTCAGGATATCCTGGTCCATCCCTGTGTGACTTCCATTGACTCCTCCATGCTGATCTCAAGCAGCGTGGCTGTGACAGACGATTCTGCTTTCAACGGGCCGTACAAATTTCCATTCATTCCTCCCTTTGATTTGTTCCAATTGTGTTACTACACATCACAG GTACCTGTGCCGCCAATTTTAGGTTTTTATCAGTTGACAGAAGATGGACATCAGGTACAGATATCCGTTAAACTAAAGCTTCACGAGAGCGTCAAGAATGGATTTGATTACTGTGAAGCACAAATACCCTTTTTCAACAA AGGTCAGATAAAGCATTTTGAATACAAAGTAAGTCACGGGCAGCTTGAATTATCCAGAGAAAAGAGTCTTCTAGTTTGGGTGATAG GCCAGAAGTTTCCAAAATCTTTAGAGATTTCCCTGTCTGGAAATGTAACTTTCAGCTCGGAGGAACACCCCAATGACCCACTGGATCCCATTTGTGTTGGAAACACAGCTTATGTGAAA CTTTTATTTAGAATTCCTGACTACAGTCTGACGGGATGTTACACCGACCAGCATTCGGTCCAAGTCTTCTCAACTGCAAAGCCAAAAATCATAACTT CACGGGAACTGATCTCAGCAGACTACTATATATGGAACTCCAAGGCTCTAGCACCTATCGTATGCAGATCTTTCTTTGACTAA